The Hydra vulgaris chromosome 11, alternate assembly HydraT2T_AEP genome contains a region encoding:
- the LOC100202037 gene encoding antizyme inhibitor 2: MNSVTMKLSTVHKDSVINVCNDDFNMRDLLRLKTNSSGREYKDDPFYICNLDDVVRKYWKFQEHLPQVQPFFAVKCNPDPVIIALLAYLGVNFDCASKGEIKAVLDLGVDPERIIFANPCKQNSFIKYANEKNVKKMTFDNEAELYKIKQHFPDAELVIRLKVDDSKSSCQFGIKFGATLESAEKLLNIAKELGLNVIGVSFHVGSGCYDASLYYDAVKLSATVFDQAENLGFNFTLLDIGGGFPGVEGGKISFELTASQLNLGIEKFFPPERNVRIIAEPGRFFVASAFTLTCNVTSIREVSTNKNSPPGFMYYLNDGVYGSFNCILFDHQSPTPLTLHETDHCPRYKCSLWGPTCDSMDCISKDSYLPKLTIGDWLYFENMGAYTIAPSIKFNGFKPPVVFYMCTQSMYEESMSPSDVVASVKKCGISGICGKTGILESVVC, from the exons atgaacaGTGTCACAATGAAACTGAGTACAGTTCATAAAGACTCTGTTATCAATGTTTGTAATGATGATTTCAATATGAGAGATTTACTGCGATTAAAAACTAACTCAAGTGGAAGAGAATACAAAGATGACCCTTTCTATATATGCAACCTTGATGATGTTGTAAGAAAGTATTGGAAATTCCAAGAACATTTACCACAAGTCCAACCGttttttg CTGTTAAATGTAATCCAGACCCAGTGATAATTGCTTTGTTAGCATATCTTGGTGTCAATTTTGATTGTGCAAGCAAAGGTGAAATAAAAGCTGTTCTTGATTTGGGTGTTGACCCAgaaagaattatttttgctaatccATGCAAGCAAAACTCTTTTATCaa ATATGccaatgaaaaaaatgtaaagaaaatgaCATTTGACAACGAAGCAGAACTATATAAGATAAAGCAACATTTTCCTGATGCAGAACTTGTTATACGCCTCAAGGTAGATGACTCCAAGTCATCTTGTcag ttTGGAATAAAATTTGGCGCTACGCTTGAAAGTGCTGAAAAACTGCTAAATATTGCTAAAGAACTTGGATTGAATGTTATTGGTGTCag ttttcatgTTGGAAGTGGTTGCTATGATGCGTCATTGTATTATGATGCAGTAAAGTTATCAGCTACAGTTTTTGATCAagct gaGAATCTTGGGTTTAATTTCACTTTGCTGGACATTGGTGGTGGATTTCCTGGTGTAGAAGGAGGAAAGATTTCTTTTGAATTA ACTGCCTCTCAGCTCAATCTTggaattgaaaaattttttcctCCTGAAAGAAATGTGAGAATAATTGCAGAACCAGGGCGTTTCTTCGTAGCATCTGCATTTACTTTAACTTGCAATGTTACTTCAATAAGAGAAGTTAGTACCAACAAAAACAGTCCACCTGGTTTCATGTACTATTTAAATGATGGGGTTTATGGTTCATTTAACTGTATTTTGTTTGACCATCAATCACCTACACCATTAACTCTGCATGAGACTGATCATTGCCCTCGATATAAGTGCAGTCTTTGGGGGCCAACCTGTGATTCAATGGATTGCATATCTAAAGATTCTTATTTACCTAAA cTTACGATTGGTGATtggttatattttgaaaatatgggTGCATACACGATCGCGCCATCAATTAAATTTAACGGATTCAAACCTCCTGTTGTTTTCTACATGTGCACTCAAAGTATGTATGAGGAAAGTATGTCTCCTAGTGATGTGGTTGCATCTGTTAAGAAGTGTGGTATCAGTGGTATCTGTGGGAAGACTGGTATCTTAGAAAGTGTTGTATGTTAA